From the genome of Triticum aestivum cultivar Chinese Spring chromosome 3B, IWGSC CS RefSeq v2.1, whole genome shotgun sequence, one region includes:
- the LOC123072003 gene encoding F-box/FBD/LRR-repeat protein At1g13570 isoform X1, with amino-acid sequence MEAALAEFECLGSAGPITAVANEFLREQTPHNENESEEQLRRLFNPASYALPVGPPVSAAARLFALPPDDDVDRVSRLPDALLRDVVSRLPVKDAARTAALSHRWRGVWRSTPLVLHDADLLPDTSAVSLVLDAHPGPFRCVHLTSTRSQGFRGLLARWLRLLAAKGVQELVLINCRWPLDYVLPASLLGLTTLTRLYLGMWRFPDTVGLPRATCFRNLRDLGLHNVLVERRDLDFILDRSPVLETLCVQGNVLKLRIRLVSQSLRCVKIIGCFIEEIFVLDAPNLERFIYFDAWHPVGNCTTTVKIGHAPKLHLLGYLALDPRKHVLDVGNTIIKAGIGMSPSTMLPGVKILALEVRFAVRNDVKMIPNVLRCFPNVEALHIMSGKDDQSTGKLNLKFWHKSGVIECIRSRIKLLVVRDFKGGRSEMAFLKFFFQTALVLEEVVILLPDDPTDHMYRKVVSLRHIERASEASLLWASKSVPRGFLRSVERASDFSLDDPFANYCRIGLHRLGYHHEDSCTEYIMNLQSPQAVHHEAIA; translated from the exons atggaggcggCCTTGGCGGAGTTCGAGTGCCTAGGGTCGGCCGGTCCCATAACCGCGGTGGCGAACGAGTTCCTGCGCGAGCAGACCCCGCACAACGAGAACGAGTCGGAAGAGCAGCTCCGCCGCCTGTTCAACCCCGCCTCCTACGCCCTCCCCGTCGGCCCGCccgtctccgccgccgccagaCTCTTCGCCCTGCCACCCGACGACGACGTCGACCGTGTCAGccgcctccccgacgcgctcctccGCGACGTCGTCTCCCGCCTCCCCGTCAAGGACGCCGCGCGCACGGCCGCGCTCTCCCACCGCTGGCGCGGGGTCTGGCGCTCCACGCCGCTCGTCCTCCACGACGCCGACCTCCTCCCCGACACCTCCGCCGTGTCCCTCGTCCTCGACGCGCACCCGGGGCCCTTCCGCTGCGTCCACCTCACCAGCACCCGCTCGCAGGGCTTCCGCGGCCTGCTCGCGCGGTGGCTCCGGCTCCTCGCCGCCAAGGGCGTCCAGGAGCTCGTCCTCATCAACTGCCGCTGGCCGCTCGACTACGTCCTCCCCGCCAGCCTCCTGGGCCTGACCACCCTCACCCGCCTGTATCTCGGCATGTGGAGGTTCCCCGACACGGTCGGCCTCCCGCGCGCCACCTGCTTCCGCAATCTCCGTGACCTCGGCCTCCACAACGTCCTGGTGGAGAGAAGGGATCTGGACTTCATCCTCGACAGGAGCCCCGTGCTGGAGACGCTCTGTGTCCAGGGCAATGTGCTCAAGCTTCGCATCCGGCTCGTCAGCCAGAGCCTCCGGTGCGTGAAGATCATCGGGTGCTTCATCGAAGAGATATTCGTGTTGGACGCCCCAAATCTTGAGCGGTTCATCTATTTTGATGCTTGGCACCCTGTTGGCAACTGCACCACCACGGTCAAGATCGGCCATGCCCCCAAGCTGCACTTGTTGGGATACTTGGCTTTGGACCCACGAAAGCATGTCCTAGATGTGGGCAACACCATCATCAAG GCTGGGATAGGGATGAGCCCAAGCACCATGCTACCAGGTGTGAAAATCCTGGCTTTGGAGGTGCGTTTCGCAGTCCGCAATGATGTCAAGATGATCCCCAATGTCCTCAGATGCTTTCCGAATGTCGAGGCACTCCACATCATG TCTGGAAAAGATGATCAATCTACTGGCAAGCTCAACCTGAAGTTCTGGCACAAGTCCGGTGTCATAGAATGCATACGGTCGCGCATAAAGCTGCTGGTTGTCCGGGATTTCAAAGGGGGGCGAAGCGAGATGGCCTTCCTCAAATTCTTCTTTCAGACTGCGTTGGTGCTGGAGGAGGTGGTGATTCTGTTGCCCGATGATCCGACGGATCATATGTATCGCAAGGTGGTGTCCCTGAGGCACATCGAACGGGCCAGTGAAGCGTCCTTACTGTGGGCAAGCAAGTCTGTTCCTCGAGGCTTCCTTCGGAGCGTCGAGAGAGCATCTGATTTCTCCCTCGACGACCCTTTTGCCAACTACTGTCGCATTGGGTTGCATCGCCTCGGCTATCATCATGAGGA CTCATGTACAGAGTACATTATGAATTTACAAAGCCCTCAAGCAGTACATCATGAAGCAATTGCATAA
- the LOC123072003 gene encoding F-box/FBD/LRR-repeat protein At1g13570 isoform X2, with the protein MEAALAEFECLGSAGPITAVANEFLREQTPHNENESEEQLRRLFNPASYALPVGPPVSAAARLFALPPDDDVDRVSRLPDALLRDVVSRLPVKDAARTAALSHRWRGVWRSTPLVLHDADLLPDTSAVSLVLDAHPGPFRCVHLTSTRSQGFRGLLARWLRLLAAKGVQELVLINCRWPLDYVLPASLLGLTTLTRLYLGMWRFPDTVGLPRATCFRNLRDLGLHNVLVERRDLDFILDRSPVLETLCVQGNVLKLRIRLVSQSLRCVKIIGCFIEEIFVLDAPNLERFIYFDAWHPVGNCTTTVKIGHAPKLHLLGYLALDPRKHVLDVGNTIIKAGIGMSPSTMLPGVKILALEVRFAVRNDVKMIPNVLRCFPNVEALHIMSGKDDQSTGKLNLKFWHKSGVIECIRSRIKLLVVRDFKGGRSEMAFLKFFFQTALVLEEVVILLPDDPTDHMYRKVVSLRHIERASEASLLWASKSVPRGFLRSVERASDFSLDDPFANYCRIGLHRLGYHHED; encoded by the exons atggaggcggCCTTGGCGGAGTTCGAGTGCCTAGGGTCGGCCGGTCCCATAACCGCGGTGGCGAACGAGTTCCTGCGCGAGCAGACCCCGCACAACGAGAACGAGTCGGAAGAGCAGCTCCGCCGCCTGTTCAACCCCGCCTCCTACGCCCTCCCCGTCGGCCCGCccgtctccgccgccgccagaCTCTTCGCCCTGCCACCCGACGACGACGTCGACCGTGTCAGccgcctccccgacgcgctcctccGCGACGTCGTCTCCCGCCTCCCCGTCAAGGACGCCGCGCGCACGGCCGCGCTCTCCCACCGCTGGCGCGGGGTCTGGCGCTCCACGCCGCTCGTCCTCCACGACGCCGACCTCCTCCCCGACACCTCCGCCGTGTCCCTCGTCCTCGACGCGCACCCGGGGCCCTTCCGCTGCGTCCACCTCACCAGCACCCGCTCGCAGGGCTTCCGCGGCCTGCTCGCGCGGTGGCTCCGGCTCCTCGCCGCCAAGGGCGTCCAGGAGCTCGTCCTCATCAACTGCCGCTGGCCGCTCGACTACGTCCTCCCCGCCAGCCTCCTGGGCCTGACCACCCTCACCCGCCTGTATCTCGGCATGTGGAGGTTCCCCGACACGGTCGGCCTCCCGCGCGCCACCTGCTTCCGCAATCTCCGTGACCTCGGCCTCCACAACGTCCTGGTGGAGAGAAGGGATCTGGACTTCATCCTCGACAGGAGCCCCGTGCTGGAGACGCTCTGTGTCCAGGGCAATGTGCTCAAGCTTCGCATCCGGCTCGTCAGCCAGAGCCTCCGGTGCGTGAAGATCATCGGGTGCTTCATCGAAGAGATATTCGTGTTGGACGCCCCAAATCTTGAGCGGTTCATCTATTTTGATGCTTGGCACCCTGTTGGCAACTGCACCACCACGGTCAAGATCGGCCATGCCCCCAAGCTGCACTTGTTGGGATACTTGGCTTTGGACCCACGAAAGCATGTCCTAGATGTGGGCAACACCATCATCAAG GCTGGGATAGGGATGAGCCCAAGCACCATGCTACCAGGTGTGAAAATCCTGGCTTTGGAGGTGCGTTTCGCAGTCCGCAATGATGTCAAGATGATCCCCAATGTCCTCAGATGCTTTCCGAATGTCGAGGCACTCCACATCATG TCTGGAAAAGATGATCAATCTACTGGCAAGCTCAACCTGAAGTTCTGGCACAAGTCCGGTGTCATAGAATGCATACGGTCGCGCATAAAGCTGCTGGTTGTCCGGGATTTCAAAGGGGGGCGAAGCGAGATGGCCTTCCTCAAATTCTTCTTTCAGACTGCGTTGGTGCTGGAGGAGGTGGTGATTCTGTTGCCCGATGATCCGACGGATCATATGTATCGCAAGGTGGTGTCCCTGAGGCACATCGAACGGGCCAGTGAAGCGTCCTTACTGTGGGCAAGCAAGTCTGTTCCTCGAGGCTTCCTTCGGAGCGTCGAGAGAGCATCTGATTTCTCCCTCGACGACCCTTTTGCCAACTACTGTCGCATTGGGTTGCATCGCCTCGGCTATCATCATGAGGA CTAG